The genomic DNA CTCTACCAATACGACGGGCTGCCTGACGAGGGGGCGGGACTGAATCGGCCCGACCTATTGCAGCCCCGGGTGCCCACCATCACGGTGATGGACAGGCTGACGGAACTACACGGCTCGGCGGCGCTCAGCTTTAATTCCGCCCTCGCCGCCCAGGTGGCAGCACGTTCATATACCTTCGCCAACATGGAGGAGCAGACGTTTGGAGACAGcggagaagaggatgagggagagaagcgTTCGCTGCCTGATGGACAGACATGTGAGAAGGACTAGAGTCTAAACCCTCCTGCTTTACGGAGCTTTGAACAGAATAGTTATGGACAGACCGGCTCCTGTATTTATGTCTGACCCCACTCCTGGGTTATTTATTGCGGCTGTCCGTTTCCTTGGCTCCATGGGTCTCTGGCATGTCttcatcggtgtgtgtgtgtgcatgattgGGTGAGTGAGAAAGCATTGTGTGTATGTGAAGTCTGACTTGTGTTTGTGAGTTTTAAGAAGAGCACTACACCACTTTATGTTCCACTCCTCCACCCATGCGTCCATACTTTACCCACAATCCCCCTGTGGCCGCTCTCCTGTGCTACTCAGGTACCAGAACCACAAGACAAACTCTGACCTCACCGTCACAAGGTCTTCAGTTTAACCCTAAGGATCCCCTGTAGCTATTGGAGGCAGAGAGACTTGGTTATAGCATCCATTATATTTTCTCTAACTATTGACCAGTACCTTTCCGTGGTATGTTCACGTTGCTCTAACAGTTTAGCATATTGATGTCTGAGTCAAAAAGCCTGATTTAGctaaattattataataatttttaCCACATCACTCCCTATATGACTCCTGTATTGACAGGCAGAGTCTGGTGTGTGGTTGCTCTATTGAACGTGCCCAGGGCAGAATGCTCAGGTACTGAATCACTGACCCAGGGCTGAATGTAAGATGtttctatatatacacacacacacacacagatgatactgcgcacacacacacaccacgctgtaaaaggagaaggagaggtacatTTCAAAGAGAGCAGGGCAAAGCTATTTTTAttattactgttttatttctggTCTGCCTCTCTGAGTCTGCATTTCTACGCACTCCCCGCCTCACTAGGAATGGCCCTATAACTGCAAAGATTGGCTAAAACACCTGTCACTCAACCTACAGCAACCAATGAGCAGACAGAGACTTCAGAGAGAAGGGTGGACATAGTTGACCTTGTTAAATGGACTAGCCTACCAGATTGAAATATTTCAACATGTTATGTTTTTATTTGAGAGATGAATATGGTCAGGCAGTGGATTGCTGTGAAATGAAATCCATCCCCATCCACTAATGAACCAAACACATTCACAGTGCTTATTTCCCCAATGGTCTCGTCAAGTGCTCATCTGATGAGGGGATGATAACTGGGTGATTATTGAGGTAGAGTGTTGTACTACCTCGTGCCACCCCTACTGCACCTACTATGAAATCTGTTCCGCGGGTGTCTGTAACTCCCTATCTACTACATGTGTCTCTGATCTGAATGGTCTGCTGTGTCAGAACGTTTTGGTTCTGTCTTGTGTACATCTGTAAATGTTTCCATGGAGATTGTACCACTGCAtctggagcggcaggtagcctagtggttagagcgttgggccagtaaccgaaaggttgctggatagcatccccgagctgacaaggttcaaatctgtcattctgcccctgaacaaggcagttaatccactgttcctcggtaggctgtcattgtaagtaagaatttgttcttaactgacttgcctagttaaataaaggttacattaaaagaaatatatataaaaaatctctctcccctgtctcagcATCTGTGTTTCCATAACGCTCACTAGAATGTGATTCAACTCCATTGATTTGGGACAGTTATTACAGAGTGTCCTGGAATGCTACTATCGTTGATTACAATTAGTTAGAGTGATGATCGATGATGATGATCGAAGGACAGCATGTGCTTATTGACTGCACAGATGATtccgcttgtgtgtgtgtccgggGGTGTCTGCCTTGTCTTGCCTTCCAGCCCTCTCCCATATGTCCCCTTCCTGAAGTGAGTTCTGTCCCTCCTGCATTTCATTTGTAAAATAAAATGCTATTCTGGAGCTGActgtcttttgtctctctctttttagattggtctctctttctctcagctgcCTGAGACTGACTCTAATCCCAGGGGGAAGGTGGGTTGGGGGGGGAGTGGTAGGGGGTGAGGGTCAGCGTAGTGTGAGGGTTACCTGATCTTTTGTGGAGTCTCACATTTGCCTGACCTAGAACAGCTGGTGATCCCTGTAAGACCCTGACCCCagcctgcagacacacacacacacacacatctctctcacacatttaAATGCATTTAGCTGTTGTAAATAGTCCCAGGTTAACTTCCTATAcaattagtgtgtgtttgtgaaattGAAACCTCAAGGATCTGTCTTGAGGTAGACCAAACAGCCCCTCTATAGCTTTATTATGTGTGTCCCTGTGGGAGTGTGTGCCCCAGTATCAGCCACCCTGTGAAACACAAACCCAATCAGTCCATGCTAGACATGCTActagagaacagaaagagagagggctgtCTGACATACCTAATGAGGTTTCCCCTGGTGTGGAAGTACATGAGGTATTATTGGGGGCAGAGCAAAAATGTCCATCTTCACACTGCAAAAGCCACATTTAGACTGAACagagcagcagtgtgtgtctccAACAACCCAGCTGTCCAATCATTTTAGAATTATgtacttccatccctctctccccaaagAACCACGGAGCAGGCAGGCAAGGCCTCTTGTCTTTATTGAATTAGCCTCAGCATCCTTAAACAACCAGCAGGCATCATGTCAATTTGCTgaactggcttcctctccttaaTGTCCAGAGACTTCAAATTAATGGTGAAACTAAAGGGTGGAAGCGTACTGCTTGGGATTTGCTGCTTCCTCATCTGGCTTTCCCAGTGCTCCCAGATCAGGGAAGGAGCCTAGGGCATGGAGTCGACTATTCTTGAGAGAATTTGGAAGCTGGTAGCAATAGAGTTCTTGTTGTGTGGTGACTGACGGTTATTAAATTGCTCCTGCTGCTGGAATAAGTGTATGGAAATGTATTGTCCTTTCTCCAAATCCCTTGTCACCTAGTATTAATGCATGCTGCCATCTAGCGGCCAATATTTTTCTTAGtcgtaataataaaaataaaggttATTAAGATGTATAGTACAACATACATGTACATGTTGTTAATACACATTAACCAGGTTTGTTGAAATCGGGCTGTTTACTGTGTATATTATTTTGTCTCTGGGGATACATATTTTAGGATAATTGTGATGGTGAGCCATGAATGAATTCCTACAACAATTTTGCATTCAGCTGAGCACCAGCACGCGCTCAGCTGAATCTGCAAGTTTCTCATTCAGCTTACCCACAAACCACCGCGCTTCCTTTTCCACTAACGCCTGCAATCATGGCGGATCTGGTGCAGGAGAAGGTACCGGAGGTGAAGCTCGAAGAAGACACGGTCCTGAACGGAGAtgcagaagagaaagaggaggtagacCCTTCCGAGGAAAcagccaagaagaagaagaaaaagaagaagaagaagtcggCAGGCCCCGGTAAGAGTTACAGACAGGCCAGTTACCGCTGAGCCGTGCGTGCCTAGGGAAGAGTGTGCCTTGTGAATCGTGCGCCAGGCCTTATGAAACACGCCTCGCTCTCATAACACACCCGTAGCTCGATAGCTAAGCATGGGGCGATACTTCTGTCAATCCGACCACGAGGCCGAAATGTCAGTAAGCAGACGGAAAAAGTCATACAAGCAAACTTAgtagttagttagctggctagataTCTTGCTAGCTTAACCGCAGTTCATAGTCCTTTGCTGGCAGGTTCCACAAGTCGCTAGCAAGTTCAAAACCAAGTTTTGATGTTTCGTAATGTGTGGTGGAATGCTGTTATgttaacgttagctttcttacataacGTAAACGCCAGAATACAGTTTGATTCCATAGACTTCCATGGTCGAGGTTGTAACTATGTTTCATAAAAACTTATATTTAACACTTAACTAGTTACACATGATTGACCGCAATGATTGCCCCGCTGCCTGCTAGCGAGCTATGAAACGTCAAGATACTGTTTGATTCAGACAGCATGCGCACTGTACTCTGCGTACTCACTGCTGACAACGTTGTCCTCGGCATGTGCTATTTCGAGCAACCCATCTTCTTGTAACAAGCTCAACTAGCTACAGTTCGCATGAATTATTCCAAAGGATGTCAGACAGTTGCCCCTTTTAAATTGACATACACAACATTTAgcttgtaatgtgtgtgtttacatcAGTAAAGCAGGCTTAGCTGCGTGGGCGTGTACTGTCCCCCAAGGTTATACACAGATGTTaatactctcccctctcctgccaAGTCCCTGACCTCGGGGATACACTTTGCGGAATGGGATCATTGTCCACAGTCCAAAGGGATCACTTCCCCACTGGACAGTGCCTTCCCTTGCACGCACATAACACATCTCTCATCCTCCCGTCCCTCTGGCCTCCTGGATgctctctgttgtgtgtgtgatggagctgTGGTCGCCACGGCCGACATGTCGGGGTTAGTAAGATGTATAGAATGAGCTCACCCATGTGTATCTGTCTCTGCAATTTATGACTGCAGTAGCCGTCACCGAGGCTGAGGGCAATGGAGTGGCTGACATGACACAACAGCTGGAGAAGCAGGCTCTGGAGGacaaagagaaagaagaagacgGGGAGGATGGTAAGAGATCGTAACAGTACTCTACCGTAGCCTAGTACTAGACAGCCCCTGACCCAGAACCACATGGGCCGAGCTCCAACCATGGCTCCTCACACCCTGCTGTGGAGCAGCTGAGCAGGGTTCAGTCCTGTTGTTGTGGCCTGTGAACCAAATCCTAAccacccttaaccttaaccatccGCATGTCTGACCCTTAAGGACAGCACAGAGATGACCTCGCACATGACTACATGCGCACCAACCAATACATGGCTTGCTGGGAGCTGATAAACTCTTGTGTGACATTTGAATATGACTTAATGACTTCAAATTCCTCCCTATTTCTCTCAGATGGAGACGAGGGGGAGAACTCGGCaggcaaaaagaagaagaagaagaaaaagaagaaaggaCGTGAGTTGATCTTATTTCATTTGACACTTAAGTTATGGCTTTCACTTTGTCTGGTCATGTATATGGTGCAATGGGAGAGTAGACTATGATCTAGTGATGGATATGATTGGCTGCCTCTCTGCCATACTGCTGCACTCTGAAGCATAACCATAACCCTGCACCCATCTGAGTGCCTCCCCCCTCAGGTCCTCAGGCTAATGGGCACGTTTGACTTTTCCCTGAATATTGCTGTGTCACCTCTGGAATTCCAACTCAAACCTTCTAGATAGTTAATGAAATAGTAATGAGCGCTTATGTGACTGTTTGTTTCTTCTGGTCTTTCACAGCCAAAGTTCAGACTGACCCTCCGTCTGTGCCCATCTGTGACTTGTATCCAAGTGGCGTTTTCCCCATCGGTCAGGAATGTGAATACCCCCCATTACAGGATGGGTAAGGTTCATACACACAATCTCACAAAACACCTACTCTTGGCTTGGTGTGTGGTTTGTACTTGGCTAGTGTGGAAGCGGGGCCCAGCCTCTTATTTCCCCAGCACTGTGTTATACTAGAGTGGCAGCTCCTCTGATCATCATGCTATACCTGTCCAACCTTCAACACAAACTGGTAGCTACCAGAGAGACTGGGGCGGGAGATTTGAGTTTGTTCTAAAATAAACAGTGCTGCCTGGCATACATGCATCTGTCAGTGTGGTTATCAAACAGAAGTGACAGGGTGGTTCTTCACCTTGGATCTCTTCACTGATGTGAAACTCATTGACATAAAGGGCTCTTAAAGATGcgctatgcagaaatcactcctcCATTTCCTGGTTCCTAAAATTccaatagtttgcctaatttcagtttgtgacaaaacaagcaagtatagtgtcaagaatcattgtacaatcttatctgctgtgaaatatatattttcataacCCCAAATATTGTGCTTTCAGCTGCTTGAAGCTGgtatacaaaactgaaagtaaataACAAAACTTAACCGGAAGCATAGAAATatcgcacatagaacagatcaacCGCTTCTTAGTCTTgcattcaatgagaatgacagatctatgacacacttttccatgtgaatttggtcaggttgctgaaaaagttacatattgcagctatAACAACACCCAAAACACTGTTGTCGTCATCAGCATAATTTCAGTTTGGTTTATCCTCTAGCCATGCTTGCATTGATCCCCCCCTCAGTCACGATGCTGGGTGCGGGAGTAAGATGttccgtaatttccggactataagccgctactttattcccacgctttgaacctcgctgtttatacaatgacgcggctaatttatggatttttcacGCTTTCACAacattcatgccgccaaaaaactgagcaccgtcacataatgtgacgtaaatcgagcgcgctcaaacttcccatcattctgattacggtagtaattttgtcaccctcatcatggcaaagacacggagaaatgcatatgatgcagctttcaagttgaaggtgATCGATCTGGCtattggaaaaggaaatagagctgctgcacgggagcttggccttaatgagtcgatgataagacgttggaaagcagcgtgaggaactgactcagtgcaaaaagacaacagctttcagagggaagaaaagcagatggcccaaagtatttgcagccactcgacatcagtgtaaatcgtgcatttaaggtggcgctccttgttcagtgggtggcttggatgacaagtggggagaaatccttcactaaaacaggccgcatgcgaagagcaacttatggtcaagtctgccagtgggtcctgacagcgtggagcattgtcaaaaaatccactatcatcaacgggtttcgaaaggctggactgctgcgtgttgaaggggcagcataTGCCTagcggggtatttgcctccggatgaaagtgacgagagcgaccatgaaaacgatccaacatcggatgaagcaattctgaggctattcaactccgacaccgaaggagatggcttcagtgcacaggaggaggaagatagtgaccaatgactttcttggtaggctactgtttaatttttgttacaagccgtgtttcgtttaaaggctgtgtaaagttcatttgtttcaatgtaccagtaggcacctgcggcttatagacatgtgcggcttatttatggacaaaatacatattttttaataattcagtgggtgcggtttatattcaggtgcgcttaatagtccagcaattacggtataCGTGGGCACTAACCTTCAGGGTGGTCGTGCAAGGACAAAATGTTTGTGTTTTCTAACTTCATTGCTGATTCCCCTTGTGAATTTCATACACAGTGATgggaagaagtgtgtgtgtgtgtgctgaccgCTAACCTTGTTGCTGATTCCCCTTGGTGCAGGCGTACCGCGGCGTGGAGGACCACCAATGAAGAGAAGCGGGTTCTGGACAAGGCCAACGAGGAAGTGTGGAGCGACTTCAGACAGGCTGCTGAGGCTCATAGGCAGGTCCGCCAGCACGTCCGCAGTTTCATCAAACCTGGCATGACCATGATCGACATCTGGTGAGccttcatcatcatcttcacaGCTGAGATGTTGCTTCCTATTCTTTCTATTTGTCAGTCTTTTTCCTTTGCATTTTATCTTTTGCATATGTCCGTTCTTGCACTTTCATCCCTTCATTATCAATTTCTCATCTCTTTCTGTATAACCAATCTCTCTGTTTCAGTGAGCGGTTGGAGAACTGTTCCAGGAAGTTGATCAAGGAGAATGGTCTGAATGCAGGCCTGGCCTTCCCCACCGGCTGCTCTCTGAACAACTGTGCGGCTCACTACACCCCTAACGCAGGAGACCCCACCGTACTGCAGTACGACGACGTCTGCAAGATCGACTTCGGAACACACATCAACGGTACACCCCTGCCACAGTACACACACGGTTCAGCTGACACACACATCAAAACATACTCGACACATAAACGTATACAAATGCATATAAACACACAACTAACCACTCAGACCATGTAGGATGCTGTGCTCACTCGTACTGTGTTTTCAGGTCGGATTATTGACTGTGCCTTCACCGTCACGTTCAACCCAAAGTATGACAAACTGCTGGAGGCCGTGAGAGACGCCACCAATACTGGAATCAAGGTCCGACATTGATAGAATTTGAAGTAAGTGTAGTTCAGGTGTTCAGTCTCATCTTAATCATGCTTCATCATTCTGCAGTGTGCTGGAATCGACGTGCGTCTTTGTGACGTTGGAGAGAGAATTCAGGAAGTGATGGAGTCGTACGAGGTGGAGATTGACGGAAAAACATACCAAGGTACTGAGCTACTATatagaggtcgactgatttttcaacgcagataccgattaattggctgatttaaaaaaaaaaaattgtaataatgacaattacaacaatactgaattaacacttattttaacttaatataatacattaataaaataaatttagcctcaagtaaataatgaaaaaactgttttggagaagaaagtgcaatatgtgctgtgtaagaaagctaacgtttcagttccttgctcagaacatgagaacatatgaaagctggtggttctttttaacatgagccttcaatattcccaggtaagaagttttaggttgtggtTATTAtcggaattataggactatttccctctataccatttgtatttcattaacctttgactattggatgttcttataggcactttagtattgctagtgtaacagtatagcttccgtccctctcctccctgggctcgaaccagcaacacaacgacaatttgcgcgcactaactagctagccatttcacttcggttacacgagcctcatctcgggagttgataagcttgaagtaataaacagcgcaatgcttgacgcacaacgaagagctccttgcaacgagaggcaggtcgttattgcgttggccTAATTAACTGTAAAGTTGCAAGATTGCatcctccgagctgacaaggtgaaaatctgtcgttctgcccctgaacatggcagttaacgcaccgttcctaggccgtcattgaaaataagaatatgttcttaactgacttgcctagttaaataaaggtatattaaaaaatatatatataaataaaaatacagatttccgattgttatgaaaacatgaaatcggctctaattaatcggccattccgattaatcggtcgacctctaatatatatataatcacacacacacagtgaatttG from Oncorhynchus tshawytscha isolate Ot180627B linkage group LG15, Otsh_v2.0, whole genome shotgun sequence includes the following:
- the LOC112214188 gene encoding methionine aminopeptidase 2; translation: MADLVQEKVPEVKLEEDTVLNGDAEEKEEVDPSEETAKKKKKKKKKKSAGPVAVTEAEGNGVADMTQQLEKQALEDKEKEEDGEDDGDEGENSAGKKKKKKKKKKGPKVQTDPPSVPICDLYPSGVFPIGQECEYPPLQDGRTAAWRTTNEEKRVLDKANEEVWSDFRQAAEAHRQVRQHVRSFIKPGMTMIDICERLENCSRKLIKENGLNAGLAFPTGCSLNNCAAHYTPNAGDPTVLQYDDVCKIDFGTHINGRIIDCAFTVTFNPKYDKLLEAVRDATNTGIKCAGIDVRLCDVGERIQEVMESYEVEIDGKTYQVKPIRNLNGHSIGQYRIHAGKTVPIVKGGEATRMEEGEVYAIETFGSTGKGVVHDDMECSHYMKNFDVGHVPIRLPRAKHLLNVINENFGTLAFCRRWLDRLGESKYLMALKNLCDLGIVDPYPPLCDTKGSYTAQFEHTILLRPTCKEVVSRGDDY